The DNA region CACGGCCGCGGCTCGTGCCTCATGACCTTGCCGAGGCCAGCCGGGGGGCGCAAGCCTAGCCCCCGTGGGTCGATGCTTGTGAACTCTTTGTTTCCGGCACCCCGAATCCCCCGATCAGGTCTTCTCCCGGGCCCCGATCCGGCCGTATCGTACCCGTCAGGCACTTCCCGCCATGGCCGCCGTACCGCCACTTCCCCTGGGGGATCGCCAATGGCTGACAAGCTCTTCCCCGTCGTGCCCGACACCGGAACCATGAAGGCGGCCCAGTTGTCGTCCGAGGTCACCGGGGACCCCGGCCGCTGGGTGCGCCTCGACTGCCTGCACCTGCGCCACGTCCAGCAGGCGGTCGAGCCCGGGCAGGCGCTGGAGTGCCCGACCTGCCCGCCGTCGTCGGGCGGCGTCCTCTCCTCCCACACGGTGCTGCGCCGGGGCCCGGAGCGCCGCCGCCGGGCCTGGCTGGACGCCGGCCCGCAGGCCCCGGGCAAGGCGGGCGCGTTCGCCGCCGAGGCGGTGACCCTGACCGGCCCCTTCAGCCTGGTCGACGACGCCGGCCGGATGGCCAGCGAGCTGGTGGCCAACGCCCTCCGCCACACCGACGCCCCGATCGAGCTGACCGTCGACGCCGGCGACGACGTGGTCCGGATCGAGGTCCGCGACGACGACTCGACCGTCCCGGGGACCGGCAAGGTCGTCTCCTTCGAGCTCCGCGAGGTCTGACGGAGGCCTGGAACACCGCTCGAGTATCCGGGTTTGAGGGAATTGGGTGGCCGCCGGGGGCGGCGCGCAAGCTCCAGCGCTGCCCGGATGGGTCAGCACTGCAGGCGGCGCCGGATCCTCGACCGCTGTTCTAACGGAGGGCGAGCCGGTCGGCCAGCACGTCGATCAGCGGCCGCAGCCCCATCCACCACTGCGCCAGCGGGCGCCGCTGCTCCCAGTCGGCCAGCTCCTCGGCCTCCCGCAGCGGGGCCACCCGGACCTTGCCCTGGGACAGCCCGATCACCGCCCCGCCGGTGCCGGCGCTCTCGATCTGGTCGCTGAGCCAGTCGATCGAGTGCGCGGCCAGCCGGGTGCCGAGGATCCGGTCGAACGGGGACGGCGCGCCGCCCTGCTGGGTCTGGCCCAGGACCACCTCGCGGGCGTCGAACAGCCCCTGGCTCTCCTGGTTGAACAGCCGGCACAGGAAGTCGCTGGTGTACATGGGGCTGGCCTTCTCGTTCATGACGGCGAGGAAGAGCCGCTGGCCGACCCGGAAGCTCGCCACCATCCGCTCGACGTCCTGGGCCAGCTCCTGGAGGGTGATGCCCTCCTCGTGCAGGTAGACGCGGACCGCGCCCCCGGACAGCCCGCCCATCAGGGCCAGGTAGCCGCACTGGCCGCCCATCGTCTCGACCACGAAGCAGCGGCGGGTGGCGATGCCGGCCTGCCGCACCCGGTCGATGGAGTCGACGATCAGGCCGAGGGCGCTGTCGGCGCCCACCGACAGCTCCGAGCCGGGGATGTTGTTGTCGATCGTGGCCGGCAGGTAGATCGTCGGCACCCGGAAGGCCGGGTAGCGGGCGCGCTCGCGCTGCATGGTGCAGGCCGCCTCGAACGCGTCCCAGCCGCCGATGATCAGCAGCCCGTCGACGCGCTGGTCCTCCAGGCCGCGGCCGATGGCGTACAGGTCGCTGACGGTCGGCACGTACCGGCTGATGCCCAGCTCGGCGCCCCCGAGACTGGTCCAGCCCTCGACGTCTCCCCAGGTCAGCTCCTGCACGTCCCCGTCCATCAGGCCCCGGAAGCTGCCGTTGACGCCGAGCATGGTGTGCCCGCGGTCCAGCCCGAGCCGGACCGCGGCGCCGGCGACGGCGTTCATGCCCGGGGCCAGCCCGCCCACGTGGAGCAGGGCGATCCGGCTGGCCCGCTCCCTGGTCCTGGCCGTGCTGGGCAGGGCCCGGGAGATGGAGCGGAAGACGTGGATCATCTCGGTGTAGCGGTCGCCGCGCATCAGCAGGGCGGTGTCGTAGTCCTTGGCCTCGATCCGCTCGGCCAGCTCCCGCGTCCGGGCGACGCACTCCATCAGCGGCACCTTGGCCACACGGTGGTCCTGCAGCCCGATCAGCTGGGGGACGCTGCCCGGGGTGGCCGCGAGCACCTCCTCGACGGCCGCGTGGCCGAGGATGGAGCTCATCCACCGGTCGAAGGCGCTGGGCACGCCGCCGCGCTGGACGTGCCCGAGGGTGGTCAGCCGGACGTCCCCGCCCAGCCGCTCCTCCAGCAGCTGGCGCACGTACTCACTGGTGATCGGCTGGTTGGCGGAGTCGTGGGCGCCCTCGGCGACGACCACGATGCTGTGGCGCCGGCCGGCCGCGCGGCCGCTCTCGATGATCTCGCACAGGTCCTCTTCCCAGCCGGGGTCGGGCGGCCACTCCGGGATCAGCACGTAGGCGGCGCTCCCGGCGATCGCGCTCATCAGGGCCAGGTAGCCGCAGCGCCGGCCCATCACCTCGACCACGAAGCTGCGCTGGTGGCTCTCGGCGGTCGAGCCGATGGCGTCCATCGCCTCCATGATCCGGTGCAGGGCCGAGTCGGCCCCGATGGTCATGTCGGTGCCGAGCATGTCGTTGTCGATCGAGCCGACCAGCCCGGCGATCATCAGCGCCGGGTGCCGCTCGGCCGCCTCCCGGTCGATGGCGCCCTCGGCCAGCAGCTCCTCCAGCAGCGACGGCCACTCCTGGCGGAGGAGATCGGCCCCGGACAGGCTGCCGTCGCCGCCGACGACGACCAGCCGGTCGATGCCGTGGTGGACGAGGTGGCGGGCGGCGCGGCGGCGGCCCTCGCGCTGGCGGAAGGCGGCCGACCGGGCGGTGCCGATCACGGTGCCGCCCCGGTTGACGATGCCGGAGACGTCGTCCCAGGTCACCGGGCGGATGTGGTCGCCGCCGTCGACCAGCCCCTGCCAGCCCTCGTACACGGCGAAGATCTCGGCGCCGTGGTTGAGCGCGGTGCGGACCACCGCCCGCACCGCCGGGTTCATGCCCTGCGCGTCGCCACCACTGGTCAGCACGGCCAGCCGTGCGCTCGACGGCCCCATCTGGCCCGTCTCAGCTCCCGACGCCGACCCTGCGCGCCAGCACGGCGACCACGTCGTCGTACAGCGGGTCGGCCGGCGTCAGGCCGGTGATCCGCTCGGTCGCCTCGGCCGCCGGCAGGGTCCTGAGCAGCTGCTGCAGCTCAACGCTCTGCGGGTCGTCGGGGACGTCGAACCGCGTCGCCGCCTCCACCGTGGCCAGCAGGTGCCCGGGCCGGACGCCCCGCTCGGCCAGCTCGGCGGCCGGGGCGATGAGCCGCTCGGTGCGCGACAGCTTGCGCAGCGGCTGCCGGCCGACCCGGTCGACGGTGTCCGGCAGGAACGGGTTCGCGAACCGCTGCAGGATCTTGTCGACGTACGCCTGCTGGGCCTCGTCGCTGAACCCGTGCTTGGCCACCAGCAGCCGCTTGGTCTCGGACAGCACCCCCTCCACGGCGGCCCGGACCACGTCGTCGTCCAGGGCGTCGCTGAGCTTGCCGATGCCCCGGACGAAGCCGTGGTA from Actinomycetota bacterium includes:
- a CDS encoding 6-phosphofructokinase → MGPSSARLAVLTSGGDAQGMNPAVRAVVRTALNHGAEIFAVYEGWQGLVDGGDHIRPVTWDDVSGIVNRGGTVIGTARSAAFRQREGRRRAARHLVHHGIDRLVVVGGDGSLSGADLLRQEWPSLLEELLAEGAIDREAAERHPALMIAGLVGSIDNDMLGTDMTIGADSALHRIMEAMDAIGSTAESHQRSFVVEVMGRRCGYLALMSAIAGSAAYVLIPEWPPDPGWEEDLCEIIESGRAAGRRHSIVVVAEGAHDSANQPITSEYVRQLLEERLGGDVRLTTLGHVQRGGVPSAFDRWMSSILGHAAVEEVLAATPGSVPQLIGLQDHRVAKVPLMECVARTRELAERIEAKDYDTALLMRGDRYTEMIHVFRSISRALPSTARTRERASRIALLHVGGLAPGMNAVAGAAVRLGLDRGHTMLGVNGSFRGLMDGDVQELTWGDVEGWTSLGGAELGISRYVPTVSDLYAIGRGLEDQRVDGLLIIGGWDAFEAACTMQRERARYPAFRVPTIYLPATIDNNIPGSELSVGADSALGLIVDSIDRVRQAGIATRRCFVVETMGGQCGYLALMGGLSGGAVRVYLHEEGITLQELAQDVERMVASFRVGQRLFLAVMNEKASPMYTSDFLCRLFNQESQGLFDAREVVLGQTQQGGAPSPFDRILGTRLAAHSIDWLSDQIESAGTGGAVIGLSQGKVRVAPLREAEELADWEQRRPLAQWWMGLRPLIDVLADRLALR